Within the Bacteroidales bacterium genome, the region TACAGATTATTTTGGAAATTCGGTTAGCTTTTCAGGTGATGTAATTGTCGCAGGAGCATATAATGATGATGATAATGGATCAAATAGTGGTTCTGCTTATGTTTTTGAAAAACCAATATCAGGTTGGGCTAATGCTACTGAAACAGCGAAACTAAGGGCTTCTGATGCCGCATCTTCTGATGAGTTTGGATGGTCTGTTAGTATATCTGGTAATAACGTTGTTGTAGGTTTAGGTCTCTATAGTAATTCTCAAGGAGCAGCTTATGTATTTGAAAAGCCTTCAGGAAGTTGGACTACAGCTACTGAAACCGTGAAATTAACAGCTGCTGATGGAGAATCTAATGACGCTTTTGGAAGCGCTGTTGCTATTGTAGATAATTATATTCTTGTTGGAGATTCTGAAAATGAAGTGGATGGATCGGCACGTGCTGGTTCCGCCTATCTTTTTCAAGCTCCAATAACATGGACAGGTGCAACTTCTGCCGTATGGAATACCACTACAAACTGGGATTTTGGAGTTCTTCCTCAAGATTATGATGATGTATTTATTGACAATGCACCAGCAAATCAACCAGAAATTACAGCTTCGGCAGATTGTTACGATATTGAACTGGAAGCAACGGCCACACTTGGTTTAGTATCAGATGCTTCATCTACAGGCTCTTTAATTATTGGAGGAGCTTATACTGGAGCCGCAGATGTTGAATTTCAACGCTATATGGTGGGTAACGAATGGCACTTAACGGGTTCTCCTTTTAGTGATTACTTGATTTCTGATTATATCTCCTCATCAAATTTAGTGAATGATGCTACAAATTATAAAATGAAAGATTATGTTGAAAGTTCTGACTCTTGGGCTTCTGATTATTTAGCAAGTGCAGCTGGAGTTATGGTTTTGGGTAAAGGCTATGTTGTTAAAAATGCTACAAGCGGAACAGCCTATTTCCAAGGCACTCCAAATACAGCTACTGTAAATGCAACGCTCACGCGTGATGGAAATGGTTGGAATCTATTGAGTAATCCATTTACAAGTGCTATTGCGGCTAATATAGACGGAGGTGCAAATAATCTATTAACGGATAATACTTCTGTTTTAGATCCGAGTTATACAGCTTTGTATATTTGGGATGAAGCTTCAACGAGCTATAAAATTATTAATCATGTTTCTAGTAATCCTGCTGAAGAATTTGATCAAGATTATTTACAAGTTGGACAAGGATTTTTTGTGAAATCAGTCAGTGGGGGAGGCAGTTTTACGATAACTCCTTCTATGCAAAGTCATCAAATATCTTCTGCATTTAAGAAGATAGCAAATACATCTTGGACAGGAATTTTACTTAGTGCAGAAACCACAGAAGCAAAAACAAGCACACAGGTTTCTTATCAAGAAAGTATGACTAGAGGTTTGGATGTTGGTTATGATGCAGGTTTATTCAATGCAAACCCAAATTTTGCTCTTTATAGCCAATTAGTGGATGATAATGGTGTAGATTTTATGGTGCAATGTTTACCCACTGATTACGAACATTTGATTGTTCCTATAGGACTTGATGCAGAGGCAGGAAGTGTTATCACTTTTAAAGCAGAAGTAAGCAATTTGCCCGAAGATTATGTAGCTGTTTTAGAAGATAGAGAACTGGGTGTTTTTACTGCTTTTGAAACAGAGCAAAGTGTTTATACAATTACTTTGGATGAAGCCAATACAGGAACAGGTCGTTTCTATTTGCATACAAGTTTTAAATTTGCGCTTGCTGCAGCCGATTTAGATCGACTTAACTTCAGTGTGTACGCTCAATCTGCTAATAATCAACTTTTGATTAATGGAAGTATAGAAGAAAATACAACTGCAAAGGTTTATGATATCCAAGGAAAATTGGTAAAAAGCTTTGATCTGCAATTAGGCACCCAAAATCGTTTGATGTTTAATGAGCAGTCGGGTATTTACATTATCCAAATTAGCAATAGCAAAGGTATTGTGAGTGAGAAAGTAAATTGGGTGAAGTAAGGAAAGGATAAGGTGATGAAGTGGAGAAGGGGTGAGCATATATTGCCATTTCTTCTTCATTTCAAACATCACCCATTTACATCGACTCGTCGGTTGACGGAGAGATATCTTTAAAACATAACAAATGGATTTCTCTCTTCGCTTGAATGACAGAATGGAAATAAAAAGAAAATAAAGGTAAAATAAAGAAATAGGCAAGGAGTTGGAGTTTATTCCATGTTTTTCTGACTTTGAGCCTGTTTCAAATAAAATAAAGAAAAAATGAAAAATCAAAATAGCAAACAAAAAAAGATAACTCGTAAAGAAGCTATAAAGAAAGTTGGTACTTATGCTGCGTTTACGGCATTAGGAACAATGGTATTATTAAGTCCAAAAGCATCACAAGCGGGCTCAACTACACCTGAAGCTCCTAAGAAGGAGAAGAGATAATTGGCTTAAAAATTACCCCCATGCCTGATTAGGCAATAAATTTGCGCATAAACCGGTAGGATAGGGGTCTGCCGGTTTTTTAAGAAATTGAGCAAAGTGGAAGGGGATAACCATCTTGTTTAGCCGATTGTAATCAATCGGCTTTTTTGATATAAAAAAACCGATAAGATAATCTCTTATCGGTTTGTATCGTAATGAACGGGTTTCTTACAAAAGAGGTTCTAATTTTCCTACAAGTACTTGTTTTGGAACAGCACCCACTTGTTTGTCAACTATTTCTCCATTTTTAAAGAATAAAATAGTTGGAATATTTCTGATGCTATAACGACGAGCAATTTCCGGATTATTATCCACATCGAGTTTCCCAACAATTGCTTGTCCTTTGTATTCATTTCCTATTTCTTCTACAATGGGACCTACCATACGGCAAGGGCCACACCAAACTGCCCATAAATCAACAATTACGGGAACGTCTGATTTTAATACTAATTCGTCAAAATTTGCATCGGTAAATTCAAGTGCCATGTTTTCTATTTTAAGATATTTTTAAGGCTCAAAGATAGAATATTTTTGTTTTCAAAAAGCCCGAAAAAAAGGATTATTCTTCAATTGTTCTCATCAGGTTTATCATTTCAATGGCAGTAACTGCAACATCAAAACCCTTATTCCCCGATTTGGTGCCAGCACGCTCTATGGCTTGCTCTATACTGTCGGTAGTTAAAATACCGAAAATGACCGGAATCCCCGTTTCTAAAGAGACATGTGCAATACCTTTTGATACTTCTGCTGAAACATAATCAAAGTGTGGAGTAGCTCCACGAATGACGGCTCCCAAGCAAATAATGGCATCGTATTTTTTTGTTTCGGCCATTTTTTTTGCTACAAGTGGAATTTCAAATGCACCGGGAGTCCAAGCTATTTCGATATTCTCTTCAGAAGCGCCATGTCTTTTTAAAGCGTCGAGACTACCGTCTAATAGTTTGCTTCCGATAAATTCGTTAAAGCGACCAATAATAATCCCAAATTTATGATTACCAGCTTGTAAATTTCCTTCTAATGTTTTCATTTTTTTTATTTTTTTAATTTTGTTTTTTCAATATGTAATCCGTGTAAGATATGTCCCATTTTCAGGGCTTTAGTTTTCATATAAAATTGATTTTTTTCGTTGTGATTCATTTCAATATGTACTCGTTCAACAATGTTAATTCCATAATCTCTAAGAGCATTAATCTTATCGGGATTATTTGTCATTAATTTTATTTTTTGAACGCCCAAATAGTTCAGAATTTCACCGCTTATGGTGTAATTGCGCATGTCGGGAGCAAATCCCAAGGCTTCGTTAGCTTCTACGGTATCCATTCCGGCATCTTGTAATTTATAGGCTTTTAATTTATTCATTAAGCCAATGCCTCTTCCTTCCTGACGGAGATAAATTAAAACTCCTCTTCCTTCTTTTGCAATGCGTCTCATCGCTTCGTTTAACTGTTCGCCACAATCGCATCGTAAAGAGCCAAAAACATCTCCTGTCAGACATTCGGAATGCATCCTCACTAAAACGGGTTGATTGTCTTTAATATCTCCCATTACTAATGCAATATGCTCTTTTCCTGTTATTTTATGCGTAAAACCATAGGCTTGAAAATTACCGTGTTTTGTGGGCATTTCTACTTTAGTTATAAAATGAGCCATGCTTTCTGTTTTCCTGCGGTATTCAATTAAAGAGGCAATACTAATGAGTTTTAGATTGTGCTTTTCTTTGAATTTTATAAGCTCGGGAAGTTGTGCCATATTGCCGTCTTTATTCATTATTTCGCAGATAAGACCTGCGGGTTTTAAACCCGCAATACGAGTTAAATCAACAGCTGCTTCTGTATGACCTGCACGCTCAAGAACGCCATTTTCTTTTGCAACTAAGGGAAATATATGCCCGGGTCGATTAAAGTCGACACCTTTAGAAGCAGGGTTTAGCAATTGCTCAATAGTAAATGCACGTTCAAAAGCTGAGATACCTGTTTTGGTTTCTTTTGCATCTACAGAAACAGTAAAAGCTGTATTATGTGGATCGGTATTGTTTTGCACCATAGAACCAATTCCTAATGCGTTTAATCGGGCGGAAGTCATTGGAGTACAGATTAGTCCTCGACCGTGAGTAGCCATAAAATTGACAGCCTCAGGAGTAGCAAATTCAGCAGC harbors:
- a CDS encoding bifunctional 3,4-dihydroxy-2-butanone-4-phosphate synthase/GTP cyclohydrolase II gives rise to the protein MNKHFNSIEEALADIKNGKMLIVVDDENRENEGDLLMAAEFATPEAVNFMATHGRGLICTPMTSARLNALGIGSMVQNNTDPHNTAFTVSVDAKETKTGISAFERAFTIEQLLNPASKGVDFNRPGHIFPLVAKENGVLERAGHTEAAVDLTRIAGLKPAGLICEIMNKDGNMAQLPELIKFKEKHNLKLISIASLIEYRRKTESMAHFITKVEMPTKHGNFQAYGFTHKITGKEHIALVMGDIKDNQPVLVRMHSECLTGDVFGSLRCDCGEQLNEAMRRIAKEGRGVLIYLRQEGRGIGLMNKLKAYKLQDAGMDTVEANEALGFAPDMRNYTISGEILNYLGVQKIKLMTNNPDKINALRDYGINIVERVHIEMNHNEKNQFYMKTKALKMGHILHGLHIEKTKLKK
- a CDS encoding T9SS type A sorting domain-containing protein, which gives rise to MEKKFYFLISLFLLLGFTSFAQFQEVAQLSEYPVVAHNSYDKFGDAVAVDGDIVVVGSVSREDKGAAYVFYNNAGTYDTLAILTASNAAIDDEFGSSVSISGDVIIVGAPNSDVGGANSGSAYIFEKPLSGWEDMTETAIIAASETDFADYFGISVSISGDVIVVGADYMASDGAAYVFEKPSSGGWVTTSTHNAKLISSDIGYGDHFGISVSISGDVIVVGSYQDDDGGNGSGSAYVFEMPSTGWEDMTQTAKLLASDDDAGDNFGKSVCISGTTIVIGVLGKDYDRGAAYVFEKPTGSWINATETAKLTASDRNGGDNFGSSVSISSDIIVVGAIYDNSDKGSAYVFEKPSGSWVTATETAKITASDAADGDQLGVSVSISGERIAIGANRDDDHGNWSGSAYIFDKPSGSWASDTETAKLYPRKYISTKNFKMGGAVALEGNIAVIGNDFDYGNFVEVLEFDGLNWTKIAVLKPSDGAHGDKFGFSVDINNDIIMVGSYMHAGTGAAYLFEKPSTGWEDMTETVKLLADDAAADDYFGYSVALGIGSLGTTAVVGAWNDVVGAIQSGSVYVFEKFGAELSSMSQSGQLTASDLSTAIYFGRSVSIQDATIAVGSSNAYDAGHGTRPGAVYVFVNTGLAWGNDTETAKLLPSDGGDTDYFGNSVSFSGDVIVAGAYNDDDNGSNSGSAYVFEKPISGWANATETAKLRASDAASSDEFGWSVSISGNNVVVGLGLYSNSQGAAYVFEKPSGSWTTATETVKLTAADGESNDAFGSAVAIVDNYILVGDSENEVDGSARAGSAYLFQAPITWTGATSAVWNTTTNWDFGVLPQDYDDVFIDNAPANQPEITASADCYDIELEATATLGLVSDASSTGSLIIGGAYTGAADVEFQRYMVGNEWHLTGSPFSDYLISDYISSSNLVNDATNYKMKDYVESSDSWASDYLASAAGVMVLGKGYVVKNATSGTAYFQGTPNTATVNATLTRDGNGWNLLSNPFTSAIAANIDGGANNLLTDNTSVLDPSYTALYIWDEASTSYKIINHVSSNPAEEFDQDYLQVGQGFFVKSVSGGGSFTITPSMQSHQISSAFKKIANTSWTGILLSAETTEAKTSTQVSYQESMTRGLDVGYDAGLFNANPNFALYSQLVDDNGVDFMVQCLPTDYEHLIVPIGLDAEAGSVITFKAEVSNLPEDYVAVLEDRELGVFTAFETEQSVYTITLDEANTGTGRFYLHTSFKFALAAADLDRLNFSVYAQSANNQLLINGSIEENTTAKVYDIQGKLVKSFDLQLGTQNRLMFNEQSGIYIIQISNSKGIVSEKVNWVK
- a CDS encoding 6,7-dimethyl-8-ribityllumazine synthase, encoding MKTLEGNLQAGNHKFGIIIGRFNEFIGSKLLDGSLDALKRHGASEENIEIAWTPGAFEIPLVAKKMAETKKYDAIICLGAVIRGATPHFDYVSAEVSKGIAHVSLETGIPVIFGILTTDSIEQAIERAGTKSGNKGFDVAVTAIEMINLMRTIEE
- the trxA gene encoding thioredoxin; this translates as MALEFTDANFDELVLKSDVPVIVDLWAVWCGPCRMVGPIVEEIGNEYKGQAIVGKLDVDNNPEIARRYSIRNIPTILFFKNGEIVDKQVGAVPKQVLVGKLEPLL